The Desulfobotulus pelophilus genome includes a window with the following:
- a CDS encoding VF530 family protein — MTEQPKNPLHGLSLEKILTCLVEHYGWEDLYKQISINCFLNEPSVKSSLKFLRKTPWAREKVETLYVSTFV, encoded by the coding sequence ATGACCGAACAGCCAAAAAATCCTCTGCATGGATTAAGCTTAGAAAAAATTTTGACTTGCCTGGTTGAACACTATGGCTGGGAGGATTTATACAAACAAATCAGTATCAACTGTTTTTTAAATGAGCCGTCGGTTAAATCATCACTGAAGTTCTTGCGTAAAACTCCATGGGCTCGTGAGAAAGTGGAGACCTTGTATGTAAGTACATTTGTCTAA
- a CDS encoding ion channel: MAANKFSIAGNPTRTNTLVEFLEQEVNGVFAEVLYFPDQFNPDPSRVLRQKSKTYRNVSFKDTTFRNVSFVYCIFDGCLLLSSKFIDCEFIDCQFINTNTNKSQFERTFIDPAYFSKNFDLKADTNIAADLYHSLYKNLSNERQPDRAKESLYMMYRAENAHLNSQLDRKRIKLHTFLRKKMVHTFDFLTSGYGLKLHRVLITYVIIVLIFSGINYYFRVELFGDGVICSFLDSVYFTLVTLTTLGYGDISPTTQLGKLVVAVEVTLGIVVISLFLKSISSRVIKT; encoded by the coding sequence ATGGCCGCAAATAAGTTTTCAATAGCTGGCAACCCAACTCGAACAAACACTCTTGTTGAGTTTTTGGAGCAAGAGGTTAATGGGGTATTTGCAGAGGTTCTGTATTTTCCAGATCAGTTCAATCCAGATCCATCAAGAGTTCTGAGGCAAAAAAGCAAAACATATAGAAATGTCTCATTCAAAGACACTACATTTCGTAACGTGAGCTTTGTGTATTGCATTTTCGATGGGTGCTTGCTACTTAGCTCAAAATTCATCGATTGTGAATTTATTGACTGCCAATTTATCAACACAAACACTAATAAGTCACAATTTGAAAGGACTTTTATCGACCCAGCATATTTCAGTAAAAACTTTGATCTAAAAGCGGATACGAACATAGCAGCAGATCTGTACCATAGTCTATACAAAAACCTAAGTAATGAAAGGCAACCGGACAGGGCAAAAGAAAGCCTTTACATGATGTATCGAGCTGAAAATGCACATCTCAACTCTCAATTGGATCGAAAAAGAATAAAATTACATACGTTCTTGCGGAAAAAAATGGTTCATACTTTTGATTTCCTAACTTCTGGCTATGGCCTAAAGTTGCACAGAGTTCTGATTACATATGTAATCATTGTTTTAATATTTTCAGGTATCAATTATTATTTTCGGGTAGAGTTATTTGGGGATGGCGTTATATGCTCATTTCTTGATTCTGTATACTTTACTTTGGTTACCCTAACTACTCTTGGTTATGGCGATATATCCCCAACCACTCAACTCGGAAAGCTCGTTGTTGCCGTGGAAGTTACATTGGGGATTGTTGTTATTTCGTTGTTCCTGAAATCAATAAGTTCTAGGGTGATAAAAACATGA
- a CDS encoding BRO-N domain-containing protein yields MTQHLSITDFTFQNHTVRTLSENEETWFVARDVCDAMDIAWKGSDSLQSIPESWRVVRSFRTTLKNQHGEYGEQEKEFILINEPALYKLAFRSNKPAAEEFTNWVASEVLPAIRKTGRYGSVAPVDINHGHEDQILLARHLVREVNGMLASLRTVGQLHQNMVVSVNNILRTVSVLSPEVHHEAFLQTLRQQKEKSGGVQA; encoded by the coding sequence ATGACACAGCATCTGTCCATCACTGATTTTACCTTTCAGAATCACACCGTAAGAACCTTATCCGAAAATGAAGAGACTTGGTTTGTGGCCAGGGATGTTTGCGATGCAATGGATATTGCATGGAAAGGGTCTGATTCTTTGCAGAGTATTCCGGAAAGCTGGAGGGTGGTCCGGAGTTTCCGGACCACCCTCAAAAACCAACACGGTGAGTACGGAGAACAGGAAAAAGAATTCATCCTCATCAACGAACCCGCCCTGTACAAACTGGCCTTCCGCTCCAACAAACCCGCCGCCGAAGAGTTTACCAACTGGGTGGCATCGGAAGTTCTCCCCGCCATCCGCAAGACGGGCCGCTATGGGTCTGTTGCTCCCGTGGACATCAACCATGGCCATGAAGATCAGATCCTTCTGGCACGGCACCTTGTCCGGGAAGTGAATGGTATGCTGGCAAGCTTACGCACCGTCGGCCAGCTTCATCAGAATATGGTGGTTTCTGTGAACAATATCCTCCGGACGGTAAGCGTACTCAGTCCGGAAGTCCATCATGAAGCCTTTCTTCAGACCCTCAGGCAGCAGAAAGAAAAATCAGGTGGGGTGCAGGCGTAA
- a CDS encoding GspH/FimT family pseudopilin: MGNPKGFTLVEIVVIIALLGIIAAIATPTFREARNNNHIKTATFTLGTAMSYARNEAITRGTSVTICRSANPNATDSPTGTIAPSCSTAAGTGWETGYIVFVDTAGDGIRNAGEELLRVFPPSRGNIVIQGVTSSTPTAAPLNSMTYPPTGFGRDMGGTITAGLPGAGGVDTSKTHFDITIDRNGRFTTSGPK, from the coding sequence ATGGGAAACCCAAAAGGTTTTACGCTTGTTGAAATTGTCGTCATCATAGCCCTGCTGGGCATTATAGCTGCCATTGCCACACCGACTTTCAGAGAAGCTCGGAATAACAATCACATCAAAACCGCCACCTTCACCCTTGGCACGGCAATGAGTTATGCAAGAAATGAGGCCATTACCCGTGGTACTTCCGTTACCATCTGCCGATCTGCCAATCCCAACGCAACGGACAGTCCAACGGGTACCATCGCCCCTTCCTGCAGCACAGCAGCCGGAACAGGATGGGAAACGGGGTATATTGTTTTTGTGGATACCGCCGGAGATGGCATACGGAACGCAGGAGAAGAACTGCTCAGGGTCTTCCCACCCAGCAGAGGCAACATTGTCATACAAGGAGTAACAAGCAGTACTCCCACGGCGGCCCCCCTTAATTCCATGACCTACCCACCTACAGGCTTTGGAAGAGACATGGGCGGCACCATTACCGCAGGCCTTCCCGGCGCCGGTGGCGTGGACACCTCTAAAACACACTTTGATATCACCATAGACCGCAACGGCCGGTTCACAACCAGCGGGCCCAAATAA
- a CDS encoding type IV pilin protein, giving the protein MNKRDGENGFTLVELMIVIALIGILAGIAWPQYTNHVLRSGRSDARASLMERAQQAERFYVRNNTYTGAMGAGLTSAEGRYAISFAVTSSGGGFTLTATPTGGQARDTRCNRMVINHQGQKTARTATDEDSSAVCW; this is encoded by the coding sequence ATGAATAAGAGGGATGGTGAGAATGGATTTACCCTTGTTGAACTGATGATTGTGATTGCATTGATCGGTATTCTTGCGGGTATAGCATGGCCGCAGTATACAAACCATGTTCTCCGGTCCGGTCGTTCCGATGCCAGAGCCAGTCTGATGGAGCGGGCTCAGCAGGCGGAACGTTTTTATGTGCGGAATAATACCTATACCGGTGCGATGGGCGCAGGCCTGACATCGGCAGAGGGACGGTATGCCATTTCTTTTGCAGTCACCAGCAGTGGTGGGGGGTTTACCTTAACGGCTACTCCCACGGGAGGACAGGCAAGGGATACCCGATGCAATCGTATGGTAATCAATCATCAGGGGCAGAAGACAGCAAGAACGGCAACGGATGAGGATTCCAGCGCTGTATGCTGGTAG